One Poecilia reticulata strain Guanapo linkage group LG4, Guppy_female_1.0+MT, whole genome shotgun sequence genomic window carries:
- the alkal1 gene encoding ALK and LTK ligand 1: MHVERKWHILLTIFFLLISSGQCMDSKEVKQNERRTLLDLILQVIKDSQQRDKPVSRRCGSGLHTSAQDFKSSSREKPLYVPRLDNTRLIVIRSCETNSLFSYXFFLLDYKRCARLLTRLAMSPLCMQS; encoded by the exons ATGCATGTGGAGAGGAAATGGCACATACTGTTGACCATCTTCTTTCTGCTCATCTCCTCGGGTCAATGCATGGACAGCAAAGAGGTCAAGCAGAATGAGAGAAGGACCCTGTTGGATCTAATTTTACAGGTTATCAAGGACAGCCAGCAACGGGACAAACCCGTGTCTAGGCGCTGTGGCAGTGGACTCCACACCTCAGCACAAGACTTCAAGTCCTCTTCCCGGGAAAAGCCTTTGTATGTCCCTAGGCTGGATAACACTAGACTCATAG TGATTAGGTCATGTGAAACTAACAGTCTTTTTTCTTACCRTTTCTTTCTTTTAGATTACAAAAGGTGTGCAAGATTGCTAACGCGATTAGCAATGAGTCCGCTCTGCATGCAGTCATAG
- the zgc:153738 gene encoding IQ and AAA domain-containing protein 1 isoform X2 has translation MSKSCDLVSAAENAPPGAPIRSYNQVWKEAMSELSYLLAEELPPVPPPPQRDRVVFFQRLATLYVRYVQVFRQLEEAHNMLVHPQKRRLILLLLKGVMGRVLELKYEMVEKEFSEYHYVDDILHALKLTPPALEIPIPYFFVGERSKETEERKTMVLDVLNLADDSKDLDTSMDKVMTEEEAIKIIQMVERAWQGRVRAKLNKEIRFSNFDRRHRAKGAGSAFNELAAIRIQKIWKGYLQRKKTKIARDEEMIFLGMVMDPKYQGPLQAEIDAQAIDASIRVRQKKHEEIYLNAIDAIVNQIREFEWNDMAKTMKNQIRQWFYECRNTTGLFPDYPTVEEGGSAIIFAEKTPQQLVEEIALQEEEAASKSKAKGKDDKKAKEKKDKGKAKGAEDDEEGLTMMPSAFLSELAVANKRYEEVWKTRNESENFTQIHEVELVKEEMRKIVEEEVRLKVDEEMREELAELKLAIDKEKPGKQKGPKKKKGSKGGKKKKKEKDLTPDRTLESLCEELVQQGLLKRAKNFRMQDFLGDYNYLGTTLRQNDIEPMPSLLDVRQVLSLYGILPLGAPEVHEKAPLIKSILLVGPAGVGKSMLVHAICQETGATMFDLSPYSTAGKYPGKPGMAMMLHMVFKVARLLQPSVIWIQDAEKMFYKKVPKDEEQLEPRRLKKDLPKCLKLIKPEDRVLIIGTTKAPQNSELKSMCKMYGKIILIPRPDYGSRYILWEKLIKKQGGKITNALDLTSLTKVTDGYTPGHMVQVISSVVTKDRINDLTKQPLTADDFIVPLAKFEPVLQKEEEALKNWYAKTPLGKRRTKAAAEKEDALLKAKDAKSKKKK, from the exons ATGTCCAAGTCTTGTGACCTCGTAAGCGCTGCAGAGAATGCRCCTCCAGGAGCACCCATCCG TTCCTACAACCAGGTCTGGAAAGAGGCCATGTCAGAGCTGAGTTATCTCCTGGCTGAAGAACTACCTCCTGTGCCCCCTCCACCTCAGCGAGACAGAGTGGTGTTCTTCCAGCGGCTGGCGACCCTTTATGTGCGCTACGTTCAAGTCTTCAGGCAGCTGGAGGAAGCCCACAACATGCTGGTCCACCCTCAGAAGAGACGACTTATTCTTCTGCTTCTCAAGGGTGTAATGGGGCGAGTGCTAGAACTGAAGTatgaaatggtggaaaaagaGTTTTCAGAGTACCACTATGTGGATGACATCCTGCATGCACTGAAACTCACAcct CCTGCACTTGAGATCCCCATTCCATACTTCTTTGTCGGTGAGCGCAGCAAAGAAACTGAAGAACGAAAAACGATGGTGCTGGATGTCCTGAATTTGGCAGATGATTCAAAAGACCTTGAT ACTTCAATGGACAAAGTTATGACTGAAGAGGAGGCCATAAAGATCATTCAGATGGTGGAGAGGGCGTGGCAAGGCAGGGTTAGGGCGAAGttaaacaaagaaatcagaTTTAGCAATTTCGACAGACGGCACAGGGCCAAGGGCGCTGGATCAGCTTTCAATGAGTTGGCCGCCATCCGCATTCAGAAG ATATGGAAGGGGTActtacaaagaaagaaaacaaagattgcTCGAGATGAGGAGATGATTTTTCTTGGAATG gTTATGGATCCAAAATACCAGGGGCCTCTTCAGGCAGAAATTGATGCCCAAGCTATTGACGCTTCCATTCGAGTTAGACAAAAGAAACACGAGGAAATTTACCTAAATGCAATAGATGCAATAGTGAATCAAATACGAGAATTTGAGTGGAATGACATGGCCAAGACGATGAAGAATCAGATTCGACAGTGGTTTTATGAATGTCG tAATACCACAGGACTATTTCCAGACTACCCAACTGTTGAAGAGGGAGGTTCAGCCAtcatatttgctgaaaaaacccCTCAGCAG TTAGTGGAAGAAATTGCTTTACAAGAAGAGGAGGCAGCGTCCAAATCAAAAGCAAAAGGGAAGGACGACAAGAAggcaaaagagaagaaagacaaGGGAAAGGCGAAGGGTGCAGAGGAC GATGAGGAAGGGTTGACGATGATGccatctgcttttctttcagaATTGGCAGTGGCAAACAAAAGATATGAAG aggtttggaaaaCCCGTAATGAGTCTGAAAACTTCACTCAGATTCACGAAGTGGAGTTGGTTAaggaagaaatgagaaaaatcgTAGAAGAGGAAGTTCGATTAAAG GTCGATGAAGAGATGCGAGAGGAACTTGCTGAGTTGAAGTTGGCTATAGATAAAGAAAAACCTGGCAAACAAAAAGGACcaaag aagaaaaaaggttCTAAAggtggaaagaagaagaaaaaggaaaaagatctGACACCTGATAG GACCCTTGAGTCTTTGTGTGAAGAGCTGGTGCAGCAAGGCTTACTGAAACGGGCAAAAAATTTCCGGATGCAAGATTTCTTGG GTGACTATAATTATCTTGGCACTACATTGAGACAAAATGACATCGAACCCATGCCATCATTGTTAGATGTCCGTCAAGTCTTATCTTTATATGGAATTTTACCATTAG GCGCTCCAGAGGTTCATGAGAAGGCTCCCTTAATAAAGTCCATACTGCTGGTGGGACCCGCAGGTGTGGGCAAGAGCATGTTGGTCCATGCAATTTGCCAGGAGACGGGGGCCACTATGTTTGATTTGTCCCCCTATAGCACAGCAGGAAAATACCCAGGCAAGCCTGGAATGGCCATGATGCTTCATATGGTGTTTAAG GTTGCAAGACTTTTGCAACCCTCTGTGATTTGGATTCAAGATGCGGAGaaaatgttctacaaaaaaGTTCCCAAGGATGAAGAACAG CTGGAACCTAGGCGACTGAAAAAAGATTTGCCTAAGTGTCTTAAACTGATCAAACCAGAAGATCGTGTCCTGATAATTGGAACAACAAAAGCCCCACAGAATTCTGAACTTAAATCGATGTGTAAAATGTATGGCAAAATCATCCTCATCCCAAGACCTGACTACGGCTCAAGATACA TTTTGTGGGAGAAACTTATTAAAAAGCAaggaggaaaaataacaaaCGCTTTGGACCTCACCTCTCTGACGAAGGTGACTGATGGCTACACTCCAGGCCATATGGTGCAGGTCATCAGCAGTGTTGTCACCAAGGATCGCATCAATGACTTGACAAAGCAACCCCTCACTGCTGATGATTTTATTGTACCACTTGCCAAGTTTGAGCCCGTGCtccagaaggaggaagaggcgCTAAAA aactGGTATGCAAAAACACCTCTAGGAAAAAGAAGgactaaagctgctgctgaaaaagAAGACGCACTACTTAAAGCAAAAGAtgcaaagagcaaaaagaaaaaataa
- the zgc:153738 gene encoding IQ and AAA domain-containing protein 1 isoform X3 yields the protein MSQSSYNQVWKEAMSELSYLLAEELPPVPPPPQRDRVVFFQRLATLYVRYVQVFRQLEEAHNMLVHPQKRRLILLLLKGVMGRVLELKYEMVEKEFSEYHYVDDILHALKLTPPALEIPIPYFFVGERSKETEERKTMVLDVLNLADDSKDLDTSMDKVMTEEEAIKIIQMVERAWQGRVRAKLNKEIRFSNFDRRHRAKGAGSAFNELAAIRIQKIWKGYLQRKKTKIARDEEMIFLGMVMDPKYQGPLQAEIDAQAIDASIRVRQKKHEEIYLNAIDAIVNQIREFEWNDMAKTMKNQIRQWFYECRNTTGLFPDYPTVEEGGSAIIFAEKTPQQLVEEIALQEEEAASKSKAKGKDDKKAKEKKDKGKAKGAEDDEEGLTMMPSAFLSELAVANKRYEEVWKTRNESENFTQIHEVELVKEEMRKIVEEEVRLKVDEEMREELAELKLAIDKEKPGKQKGPKKKKGSKGGKKKKKEKDLTPDRTLESLCEELVQQGLLKRAKNFRMQDFLGDYNYLGTTLRQNDIEPMPSLLDVRQVLSLYGILPLGAPEVHEKAPLIKSILLVGPAGVGKSMLVHAICQETGATMFDLSPYSTAGKYPGKPGMAMMLHMVFKVARLLQPSVIWIQDAEKMFYKKVPKDEEQLEPRRLKKDLPKCLKLIKPEDRVLIIGTTKAPQNSELKSMCKMYGKIILIPRPDYGSRYILWEKLIKKQGGKITNALDLTSLTKVTDGYTPGHMVQVISSVVTKDRINDLTKQPLTADDFIVPLAKFEPVLQKEEEALKNWYAKTPLGKRRTKAAAEKEDALLKAKDAKSKKKK from the exons ATGTCGCAAAG TTCCTACAACCAGGTCTGGAAAGAGGCCATGTCAGAGCTGAGTTATCTCCTGGCTGAAGAACTACCTCCTGTGCCCCCTCCACCTCAGCGAGACAGAGTGGTGTTCTTCCAGCGGCTGGCGACCCTTTATGTGCGCTACGTTCAAGTCTTCAGGCAGCTGGAGGAAGCCCACAACATGCTGGTCCACCCTCAGAAGAGACGACTTATTCTTCTGCTTCTCAAGGGTGTAATGGGGCGAGTGCTAGAACTGAAGTatgaaatggtggaaaaagaGTTTTCAGAGTACCACTATGTGGATGACATCCTGCATGCACTGAAACTCACAcct CCTGCACTTGAGATCCCCATTCCATACTTCTTTGTCGGTGAGCGCAGCAAAGAAACTGAAGAACGAAAAACGATGGTGCTGGATGTCCTGAATTTGGCAGATGATTCAAAAGACCTTGAT ACTTCAATGGACAAAGTTATGACTGAAGAGGAGGCCATAAAGATCATTCAGATGGTGGAGAGGGCGTGGCAAGGCAGGGTTAGGGCGAAGttaaacaaagaaatcagaTTTAGCAATTTCGACAGACGGCACAGGGCCAAGGGCGCTGGATCAGCTTTCAATGAGTTGGCCGCCATCCGCATTCAGAAG ATATGGAAGGGGTActtacaaagaaagaaaacaaagattgcTCGAGATGAGGAGATGATTTTTCTTGGAATG gTTATGGATCCAAAATACCAGGGGCCTCTTCAGGCAGAAATTGATGCCCAAGCTATTGACGCTTCCATTCGAGTTAGACAAAAGAAACACGAGGAAATTTACCTAAATGCAATAGATGCAATAGTGAATCAAATACGAGAATTTGAGTGGAATGACATGGCCAAGACGATGAAGAATCAGATTCGACAGTGGTTTTATGAATGTCG tAATACCACAGGACTATTTCCAGACTACCCAACTGTTGAAGAGGGAGGTTCAGCCAtcatatttgctgaaaaaacccCTCAGCAG TTAGTGGAAGAAATTGCTTTACAAGAAGAGGAGGCAGCGTCCAAATCAAAAGCAAAAGGGAAGGACGACAAGAAggcaaaagagaagaaagacaaGGGAAAGGCGAAGGGTGCAGAGGAC GATGAGGAAGGGTTGACGATGATGccatctgcttttctttcagaATTGGCAGTGGCAAACAAAAGATATGAAG aggtttggaaaaCCCGTAATGAGTCTGAAAACTTCACTCAGATTCACGAAGTGGAGTTGGTTAaggaagaaatgagaaaaatcgTAGAAGAGGAAGTTCGATTAAAG GTCGATGAAGAGATGCGAGAGGAACTTGCTGAGTTGAAGTTGGCTATAGATAAAGAAAAACCTGGCAAACAAAAAGGACcaaag aagaaaaaaggttCTAAAggtggaaagaagaagaaaaaggaaaaagatctGACACCTGATAG GACCCTTGAGTCTTTGTGTGAAGAGCTGGTGCAGCAAGGCTTACTGAAACGGGCAAAAAATTTCCGGATGCAAGATTTCTTGG GTGACTATAATTATCTTGGCACTACATTGAGACAAAATGACATCGAACCCATGCCATCATTGTTAGATGTCCGTCAAGTCTTATCTTTATATGGAATTTTACCATTAG GCGCTCCAGAGGTTCATGAGAAGGCTCCCTTAATAAAGTCCATACTGCTGGTGGGACCCGCAGGTGTGGGCAAGAGCATGTTGGTCCATGCAATTTGCCAGGAGACGGGGGCCACTATGTTTGATTTGTCCCCCTATAGCACAGCAGGAAAATACCCAGGCAAGCCTGGAATGGCCATGATGCTTCATATGGTGTTTAAG GTTGCAAGACTTTTGCAACCCTCTGTGATTTGGATTCAAGATGCGGAGaaaatgttctacaaaaaaGTTCCCAAGGATGAAGAACAG CTGGAACCTAGGCGACTGAAAAAAGATTTGCCTAAGTGTCTTAAACTGATCAAACCAGAAGATCGTGTCCTGATAATTGGAACAACAAAAGCCCCACAGAATTCTGAACTTAAATCGATGTGTAAAATGTATGGCAAAATCATCCTCATCCCAAGACCTGACTACGGCTCAAGATACA TTTTGTGGGAGAAACTTATTAAAAAGCAaggaggaaaaataacaaaCGCTTTGGACCTCACCTCTCTGACGAAGGTGACTGATGGCTACACTCCAGGCCATATGGTGCAGGTCATCAGCAGTGTTGTCACCAAGGATCGCATCAATGACTTGACAAAGCAACCCCTCACTGCTGATGATTTTATTGTACCACTTGCCAAGTTTGAGCCCGTGCtccagaaggaggaagaggcgCTAAAA aactGGTATGCAAAAACACCTCTAGGAAAAAGAAGgactaaagctgctgctgaaaaagAAGACGCACTACTTAAAGCAAAAGAtgcaaagagcaaaaagaaaaaataa
- the zgc:153738 gene encoding IQ and AAA domain-containing protein 1 isoform X1: MSKSCDLVSAAENAPPGAPIRQVNARTEIFIVMQLGRITPGSYNQVWKEAMSELSYLLAEELPPVPPPPQRDRVVFFQRLATLYVRYVQVFRQLEEAHNMLVHPQKRRLILLLLKGVMGRVLELKYEMVEKEFSEYHYVDDILHALKLTPPALEIPIPYFFVGERSKETEERKTMVLDVLNLADDSKDLDTSMDKVMTEEEAIKIIQMVERAWQGRVRAKLNKEIRFSNFDRRHRAKGAGSAFNELAAIRIQKIWKGYLQRKKTKIARDEEMIFLGMVMDPKYQGPLQAEIDAQAIDASIRVRQKKHEEIYLNAIDAIVNQIREFEWNDMAKTMKNQIRQWFYECRNTTGLFPDYPTVEEGGSAIIFAEKTPQQLVEEIALQEEEAASKSKAKGKDDKKAKEKKDKGKAKGAEDDEEGLTMMPSAFLSELAVANKRYEEVWKTRNESENFTQIHEVELVKEEMRKIVEEEVRLKVDEEMREELAELKLAIDKEKPGKQKGPKKKKGSKGGKKKKKEKDLTPDRTLESLCEELVQQGLLKRAKNFRMQDFLGDYNYLGTTLRQNDIEPMPSLLDVRQVLSLYGILPLGAPEVHEKAPLIKSILLVGPAGVGKSMLVHAICQETGATMFDLSPYSTAGKYPGKPGMAMMLHMVFKVARLLQPSVIWIQDAEKMFYKKVPKDEEQLEPRRLKKDLPKCLKLIKPEDRVLIIGTTKAPQNSELKSMCKMYGKIILIPRPDYGSRYILWEKLIKKQGGKITNALDLTSLTKVTDGYTPGHMVQVISSVVTKDRINDLTKQPLTADDFIVPLAKFEPVLQKEEEALKNWYAKTPLGKRRTKAAAEKEDALLKAKDAKSKKKK; this comes from the exons ATGTCCAAGTCTTGTGACCTCGTAAGCGCTGCAGAGAATGCRCCTCCAGGAGCACCCATCCGGCAAGTTAACGCCCGAACAGAAATCTTTATTGTGATGCAGCTTGGAAGAATAACGCCAGG TTCCTACAACCAGGTCTGGAAAGAGGCCATGTCAGAGCTGAGTTATCTCCTGGCTGAAGAACTACCTCCTGTGCCCCCTCCACCTCAGCGAGACAGAGTGGTGTTCTTCCAGCGGCTGGCGACCCTTTATGTGCGCTACGTTCAAGTCTTCAGGCAGCTGGAGGAAGCCCACAACATGCTGGTCCACCCTCAGAAGAGACGACTTATTCTTCTGCTTCTCAAGGGTGTAATGGGGCGAGTGCTAGAACTGAAGTatgaaatggtggaaaaagaGTTTTCAGAGTACCACTATGTGGATGACATCCTGCATGCACTGAAACTCACAcct CCTGCACTTGAGATCCCCATTCCATACTTCTTTGTCGGTGAGCGCAGCAAAGAAACTGAAGAACGAAAAACGATGGTGCTGGATGTCCTGAATTTGGCAGATGATTCAAAAGACCTTGAT ACTTCAATGGACAAAGTTATGACTGAAGAGGAGGCCATAAAGATCATTCAGATGGTGGAGAGGGCGTGGCAAGGCAGGGTTAGGGCGAAGttaaacaaagaaatcagaTTTAGCAATTTCGACAGACGGCACAGGGCCAAGGGCGCTGGATCAGCTTTCAATGAGTTGGCCGCCATCCGCATTCAGAAG ATATGGAAGGGGTActtacaaagaaagaaaacaaagattgcTCGAGATGAGGAGATGATTTTTCTTGGAATG gTTATGGATCCAAAATACCAGGGGCCTCTTCAGGCAGAAATTGATGCCCAAGCTATTGACGCTTCCATTCGAGTTAGACAAAAGAAACACGAGGAAATTTACCTAAATGCAATAGATGCAATAGTGAATCAAATACGAGAATTTGAGTGGAATGACATGGCCAAGACGATGAAGAATCAGATTCGACAGTGGTTTTATGAATGTCG tAATACCACAGGACTATTTCCAGACTACCCAACTGTTGAAGAGGGAGGTTCAGCCAtcatatttgctgaaaaaacccCTCAGCAG TTAGTGGAAGAAATTGCTTTACAAGAAGAGGAGGCAGCGTCCAAATCAAAAGCAAAAGGGAAGGACGACAAGAAggcaaaagagaagaaagacaaGGGAAAGGCGAAGGGTGCAGAGGAC GATGAGGAAGGGTTGACGATGATGccatctgcttttctttcagaATTGGCAGTGGCAAACAAAAGATATGAAG aggtttggaaaaCCCGTAATGAGTCTGAAAACTTCACTCAGATTCACGAAGTGGAGTTGGTTAaggaagaaatgagaaaaatcgTAGAAGAGGAAGTTCGATTAAAG GTCGATGAAGAGATGCGAGAGGAACTTGCTGAGTTGAAGTTGGCTATAGATAAAGAAAAACCTGGCAAACAAAAAGGACcaaag aagaaaaaaggttCTAAAggtggaaagaagaagaaaaaggaaaaagatctGACACCTGATAG GACCCTTGAGTCTTTGTGTGAAGAGCTGGTGCAGCAAGGCTTACTGAAACGGGCAAAAAATTTCCGGATGCAAGATTTCTTGG GTGACTATAATTATCTTGGCACTACATTGAGACAAAATGACATCGAACCCATGCCATCATTGTTAGATGTCCGTCAAGTCTTATCTTTATATGGAATTTTACCATTAG GCGCTCCAGAGGTTCATGAGAAGGCTCCCTTAATAAAGTCCATACTGCTGGTGGGACCCGCAGGTGTGGGCAAGAGCATGTTGGTCCATGCAATTTGCCAGGAGACGGGGGCCACTATGTTTGATTTGTCCCCCTATAGCACAGCAGGAAAATACCCAGGCAAGCCTGGAATGGCCATGATGCTTCATATGGTGTTTAAG GTTGCAAGACTTTTGCAACCCTCTGTGATTTGGATTCAAGATGCGGAGaaaatgttctacaaaaaaGTTCCCAAGGATGAAGAACAG CTGGAACCTAGGCGACTGAAAAAAGATTTGCCTAAGTGTCTTAAACTGATCAAACCAGAAGATCGTGTCCTGATAATTGGAACAACAAAAGCCCCACAGAATTCTGAACTTAAATCGATGTGTAAAATGTATGGCAAAATCATCCTCATCCCAAGACCTGACTACGGCTCAAGATACA TTTTGTGGGAGAAACTTATTAAAAAGCAaggaggaaaaataacaaaCGCTTTGGACCTCACCTCTCTGACGAAGGTGACTGATGGCTACACTCCAGGCCATATGGTGCAGGTCATCAGCAGTGTTGTCACCAAGGATCGCATCAATGACTTGACAAAGCAACCCCTCACTGCTGATGATTTTATTGTACCACTTGCCAAGTTTGAGCCCGTGCtccagaaggaggaagaggcgCTAAAA aactGGTATGCAAAAACACCTCTAGGAAAAAGAAGgactaaagctgctgctgaaaaagAAGACGCACTACTTAAAGCAAAAGAtgcaaagagcaaaaagaaaaaataa